Within the Opitutaceae bacterium TAV5 genome, the region GGGAGCGTTTCTCGCGGCATCGTTTGGCTGCACGCGGATCGAGAAACTGAAAAGCCTCACCTACACGATGCTCATTCTGTGCCTCGTGTGCGTGGCGATGTTTTATCCGGCCCGCCTCCAGGCGTGGGGCGATTTCCGGTTCGTGACGCTGATCCCGGTTCTGCTGCAACTGATCATGTTTGGCGTCGGTTCCCAGATGAGCATGAAGGATTTTGAAGGCGTGGTGCGCATGCCCAGGGCCGTCATCCTCGGCCTGTGCTGCCAGTTCACCATCATGCCGCTTCTGGGTTTCGTCCTGTCGCGGGCGGTCTCGTTTGATGGCGGCGCCATCGCCGCGGGACTGGGACTGGCCCAGGCGGGCAACATCGATCCGGCGCGAGCCACGGCGCTGTCGGGTGCGATTTCGGCGGGCATCGTCCTGATCGGTTGCTCGCCAAGCGGGCTGGCCTCAAACGTCATGTGTTTTCTGGCCAGGGGGAATCTGGCGCTGTCGGTCACAATCGCCGCGTGCGCAACGCTGATGGCTCCGTTGATGACACCCTTGCTGATGAAGCTGCTCGCCGGCACGCTGGTGGAAGTGAGTGTGGTGGCGATGATGGGCGATGTTATCCGCATGCTGGTTTATCCGATCATGGCCGGTCTGGTTTTTAACGCGGTCGCCACGGCCAGACCCTGGAAGAGCCTGTTGCGGGAAGGCGGGTTGTCCCTGCTGCTGATCCTGGTCATGCAGACAGGGATGGGGCTGCTGAAAAAATCGACGGCGGGCGACATCGGGCACGGACTGCTGATAACGGCGGGGCTGGTGCTCGTGCTCGCGCCGCTGGCGGGGGTGCTTGTGCGCGCGCTGACCGGTGGCGGCACCGAGGCGGTAAAACGGATGATGGCGTTTTTCTCGATGGCGGCGGTCTGTGCGATCCTGACCGTGATCACGGCCTCCAATCGCGAGAGTCTGCTCAGGATCGGGCTTCTGATGATTGGCGTGATGTTCGTTCATAATGTGGGCGGCTACCTTCTCGGCTACGTGATCGCCCGGCTTTTCAGGATGGACGACCGCTCCTGCCGCACGCTCGCCATCGAACTCGGCCAGCAAAACGGCGGTCTCGCCAACGGCCTCGCCGCGAGCCTTCCGCTGGATGCTCCGGTCAAGGCGCTGATGGGCATCGCACCGGCCGTCTTTGGCGCGTTGCAAAACATCACCGGCTCCGCGCTCGCCACCTGGTGGCGCCGTGTTCCCGTGAAGGATGAGGTGGCGAAAAAAGCGGAAGCAAAAGAAACGGAGGGCTCGAAATGAGCAACCCCGCAACCGGCGGCATGCGTCCGGCAGACGGAATCCGCCGCGATATCTATTACTGGAAGTGCGACCGCCCGGCGGCGTTTCACGGCACCGGTCAGGACGAGGCCCGGCGCCAGGTGCACCTTGCCAGTGTCGAGGCCCATCTGGCGGAAATCTTGCGAAGGCGTTTTGGCGCAACACCGCCGGACCTGCGACCGGGCGGCGGACAGGGCAACCACCTGATGTTTCGCGCCACGGTCGCGGGACGCGATTGCATGATTCGCGTCGAGGACGGCCCCGAGCAGGACGACTACATGGAAGTGGAGGCGCACGTCATCGGCCTCGTCGCAAAGGCGGGCGTACCGGGCTGGCGTTTTCTCGGCGTGGATTCGAGCCGGCGCGAAGCGCCGTTTGCCTGGCAAATCGTGGAGCGTGTGCCGGGCGCTGACCTTAACGCGCTGATGAAAGCGGGCACACTCGATCTGCCCGCCGTCGCCGAAAAGATCGGCGCGTGCGTCGCCCGCTGGCAGGCGGTGCGCCCGGACGGTTTCGGGCCGTTTCAGCCCGGGGTGCTGCGCGCGGAGGGGCGGCTTGCCGGTTTTCACGCCACGGCGGCGGACTATTTCCATACGAGACTCGACCGGCATCTGGCGTTCCTCGTCGACCGCGAGTTTATCAGTCGTGTCGAGGCGGATACAATCGCTGCCGAAGTGACGAAGTGCGTGCCGTTGCTGCGCCTCGCCGACAGCGAAGGCGGCTGCCTCGTGCACAAGGATCTCGCGCTCTGGAACATCATCGGCGACGCGTCCGGCGCCATCGCGGCGGTGATCGACTGGGACGACGCCATCGCGGGCGACCCGATGGACGACCTGTCGCTGCTCGCGTGTTTTTACGACGGCCCCGTCATCGCGCGCGCTCTGGCTGGCTACGTCTCGGTGCGGCCGTTGCCCGAAAGGCACGCGGAGCGCTTCTGGCTGCACCTGCTGCGCAACATGCTCTGGAAGTCCGTCATCCGCGTGGGCGCCGGGTATTTCGGGATCAAGGCAACGGATAATTTTTTCCTCACGGCAGGCGCCGGCAGGACGAACGGCGCGGGCGGTGGCGGCGCGGCGTTAAAGGATTTCACGCTCGCCCGCATCCGCGCGGCGCTGCGCGGGCTGCAACACTCCACCCATCCTGAAACACTATGAGCCCTTCCTGCGCTCCCGGCCTATCCGGTTTTCCCGGCCCCTGCTGCAAACCCGAACGCCTGCGCGGCGGCGTCCCTACGCTCGGCACCTGGTTCTCGATCGGCTCTCCGGTCATTGCCGAGATCGCCGCCGGCTGCGGCCTCGACTGGGGCCTGTTTGACCATGAGCAAGGCTGCGCTCCCGAGGCGGCATTGCCCGACAACCTGCGAGCGGTGGCCGGCACGCCGCTCATCCCGATTGTGCGCGTCGGCGCTCCTCATCCCGACGCCGTCATGCGTGCGCTCAACTGGGGGGCGGAGGGCATCATGTTTCCGCACGTCGAATCGGCGGAGCAGGCCGACGCCTGCGTGCGAACGGTGCGCTACCCGCCGCGCGGCGACCGCGGCATTTCGCGGTCCACACGGGCCTGCGGTTACGGACTGCGCGCCCCGGATTTCAAAAATTCTCCGCCCAGGCCAATCGTGATCGTGCAGATTGAAAGCCTCGAGGGTGTGCGCCGTGCCGGAGAAATCGCCGCGGTCGATGGCGTGGATATGCTGTTTGTCGGCCCGGCGGACCTCACGTTTGACCTGAGCATCAACGCTTCCCCCCCCGGGCCGGATTACGCCGGCTGCCTGCGCGCCGTCGTGGCGGCGGCGCGTTCGCACGGAAAATCGACCGGCATCCTCGTGCGCGACGTGACGGATGCCGGCAGCTTGCGCGAGGCGGGATTCACCCACCTCGCGATCGATTCCGACATGGCGATCCTGCGCAGTCGTTACCGGCAACTGATGGCCGGAGCGAAAGAATGGCAAAACTCCCAAGCCTGAAGAAAATGAAAAACCCCCGCCCCGGTCCACAAGTCTGCTTGCTCTTTGCCGCCCTTCTTGCCTCCGCCTGTCCACTTCCGGGCCGTGCGGCGCAGCCCGCGCTCGTCGTTGCCAGCGACCGGAGTATCCGGTACGATGATACCGGAAACCGCTTCGTGCTCAAGCAGCCCGACCCGGGTTCGCTGACTCTGATCGGCTTTGATGGCGGCCAGCCGTCCGTCCGTCATGTGCCCGGCGTGCCGGTCAACTTTACGGGGCCTCCGACCTGTGTGGCGCTTCACCCGTCGCGTCCGCTGGCGCTCGTCGCCAGTTCGATGCGCCCCGTGATCGTCGAGGGGAAACCGGTTCACGTCATGGACACCCGCGTCACGCTCGTCCGCACGGATACGGGAACCCTTGCAGATCATGCCACTGTCGGCCGCCAGCCGGCGAGCGTGGCGTTTGCCCCGGATGGCAGCTTGGCCCTCGTTGCCAACCGCAGCGACGGAACCCTTTCGATTCTCGAACTGGCCGGAACGGACACCGCGCCGGCCTTGCGGGAACGCACCCGCGTGGCGCTCTGCGAACCCGGGGCGTTGCTCTCCCACATCGAGATCAGCCATGACGGAAAACGGGCTCTCGCCACACTCAACGGTCCCGGCAGCGAAGTGCTTCTGCTCAGCCTCGCGAAAGACGGCACGCCGGCCATCATATCCCGCGCTCCCGCCGGAGAGGGGAGCTATGTCGCGCGTTTTGCGGGGGAGGGAAGACTTGCCCTTGTGGCCGCGATCCGGAGCGACGAGATCATCATGTTCTCGACGCGCAACGACACGCTCCGTGAAACGGGCCGCGTGAATGTGGGCCGCATCCCCGAGGGGCTGGACGTCAGTCGCGATGGCCGGTGGGCGGTTGCGAGTTGCATGGGCGGCTTCGGCATCACTGACATCGCGCATACAGAATACGGGAAAGCGGGGGCTGTGTATCTGCTGAGCAACGATGGAGAGGCATTTGCCGTTGCGTCCCGTATCCAGGTAGAGGGTGGTCCCCAATTCGCAGTATTCACGCCTGGCGGTGACCATGTGATCGTGGCCGGCACCGGCCACCGCCGCCTCGCCTTCCTGCGACGTGAAGGTGCCAGGCTGATCCCGACCGGCATGCGCATCGAAGTCCCCGGCGAACCCGTGGCATGCGACCGCGCGCGCTGAAAAACCCTGTCATGCCATGATCGTTACAACCGTCAGCATTCCTGAAAACCGATGAAAAAAACAACGAAACGCCTCACCCTGCTTCTGCTCGTCACCCTTTTCACCGCCGGTGCAGCCCATTCCGTCGGGCAGCCCGCAACGAAACCTGCCTCCACAGAACCTGCATCAACCTCCGACACAATGACAACTGAACAACTCGCCGCGCCGGCCCTCGTGCCGCCGGTCATCACTACATCGCCACTTCCTGAATACGGTTATGACCGGCTCGACTACGGCATGACCATTGGCATCGAACGCACCCCTGGCGGACGACTCTGGGCGTGCTGGGTCGGCGGCGGCGACAACGACAAGGCGTTTTTCGTCCTCGCGACGAGCGACGACGACGGTGAGACGTGGTCGTCGCCGCGTGTCGTGATCGACCCGCACGACGACAGCCTTCCTTTGCGCCGCCGCACGGTGGTCGGCAACTTGTGGACTGATCCGCAAGGGCGGCTGTGGCTGTTTTTCGACCAGTCCATGACGATGTTCGACGGCCGCGCCGGCGGCTGGCGCACGATCTGCGAGAATCCCGACGCCGCCCGCCCCGAGTGGTCGCCCCCCGTCCGTATCTCGGACGGCTGCACACTCAACAAACCTCTAGTGCTTGCCAACGGCGACTGGCTCCTGCCTGTGTCCCTGTGGGGTCGCAACCTGATTTCGCGACCCTTCTCGCAGATGGACGCCTTTCGGGACCTCGATCACATGCGCATGGCCAACGTGTTTGTCTCGAGCGATCAGGGTCGGACATGGGAACGCCGGGGAGGGGTGGCGTTTCCGAATCCGCGCTTCGACGAGCACATGTTCATAGAACGGCGGGACGGCTCGATCTGGATGACCGCGCGCACGCGTACGGGATTATGGGAAAGCACATCCACCGATGGCGGCAGGACATGGAGCAAGCCAACCGCGTCACCGGTCAGGACAGCTTCCGCCCGGCACTTCATCCGCCGCCTGCAATCGGGCAATATCGTGCTCGTCAAGCACGGCGTGGAAATTGACAAGGCGCCCATGTCGAAAGGAGAACCTTTCCGCTCCCATCTCACGGCCTTCCTTTCCGACGACGACGGCCATACCTGGAAGGGCGGCCTGTTGCTCGACGAGCGCCGCCGTGTCTCTTATCCCGACGGATTCCAGGCCCCCGACGGGACAATCTACGTTTCGTGGGACCGGGACCGAAACGGGAAAGGGGAAATCCTGATGGCCCGATTTACGGAAGAAGACATCCTCGCCGGCAAATTCGCCGGCCCCAAATCCCGCACCCAAATGCTGATCAGCCGTCCCGATCCGGCGGCCGTCGCGGCACGCCTGGAAGCCGACAGGAAATCCAAAGACGAGAACGCCGGCAAAGGCGCTCATGAAATCCTGGAGAAGAAGGAAGGCGCTGAAAAGCAATCCGGCACCTCTGCCGGCAACCCGTAATCCGGCAGGCAGCAAGGCGGGTCGCCGTCAGAAACGCAGAGTGTAGTCGAGGTGTCCGTCGGCTGGAATCTTGACCAGCACGAGCCGGCGATCGGGTAACGGCGCATCGCTTTCCGCAATCGCGGGGGCGCGGCTGGCTCCGCGGAATGTGAGCGTGAGCAGCGGGGTTTCCCGGCCGGCGCGACGGATGATGATGGCGCCGGTTTCAACGGTGGCGGTGTCGTTCCCGGCGAGGATGAGCGGGAAATGTTCGCTGAAGGTGCCGGGCAGGCGAACGTTCACAGCAATGCCGGCGTCGGTGAACGTCACCGTCTTTTCGCCGGCAGGCTTTCCTTTGGCAGGCGCCAGCGGATACGTGAGGACGAGGTCACCCTGGTCCAGGTCGGCCGCAGCCGGGAGCGGGGAGGGAGCAGGGTGGCCGGCGATGGTGATCCGGGCTTCGAAGGAGGTTGCCTCGAAGGGGAGTTCGGATTTTTCAGCACAGGTGCCCCAGGCGAGTGATTTTCTGAGAGACTGGCTCTGGAGCAGGATGCCGGTATCGGGACGCCAGACAAAGCCGAAACCGTAACGCTGTTGCGGGGTGGCCGGATTACCGAAGGCGAACGAGGCGTACCAAGCAGGCCGGCGCAGGTAGAGGAAATCGGCGTCCTTGCGCGGATCGTGGCGGGCATGGTTGAAGCGATCACGGACGAGATACGGCAGTTGGCCGCGGGCGGCCTCACGTTCGGCATGGGTCGGGTAAAAGGCAGGATCGCGCCGGTCGAGAAACAGGTAGGGCGAAAAGGATTCGAAACTGCGGGTTTTCAGAGGACCGGTTCCCGGCCAGTTGCGGGCGAGTCGGGCACGGGTGGCGGCGATGGCGGCGGCGTGTTCCTCGCGGCTCAGGGAGAAGGCGCGGGCAGTAGGGATAAATTCTGCCATGGGCGTTTCCACGTGCCTGAAGAAAGGATGCTGCTTGCGCGATTCGATGGCGCGATTGAGGGCAATCCATGATTCTCCGGGCTGGAGCAGGGCATTCCAGGAAAGCCACTCGAACCAGGCCGTTTCCTTGGCGAGCCAGACCTGCGCGAGCGGCGTGTCGCGGATATAGGGCCAGGCGCTGCGTGTATTGGTTCCGTGGGTACCGAGCGTGTACTGGAAATCGGGACCGTCCTTTTCGTAGAAAAAGCCGGCGGGGCTCTGGAAATCGTCCGCGCTCTGGTGGAGTCGTTTTTCCCAGAGGTCGCGCAGTTCCGTATCGTCGGGATGAAGACGCATCCAGGCGAGCCCGCCGGGCCAGACGTTGCCAAACTGGTTGGTGAAGCGGGATCCGTGGTCGTAAAAATCCTGGCGTGTCAGGGTGGCGACGATGGCCTTGCGCCAGGTGGCCTGGGCGCGGGCGAGCGCATCCGCATCGATGGCGGGGGTACCGGGAGCGGCGAGGTGTTCGAGCGCGCGGCCGAGAAATTTGGTCATGAAGCCCGTGGCGGCGAGATTCCACTTTTGTGGTACGTATTCGGCAAAGGCGCCATCCGGGGCCTGGATGCGTCCGATGTAGTCGAGGGCCGCTTCGAGCCGGACGCGCACAGCCGGGTCACCCCGGTAAGGATTCCACTTGCGATCGGCGGTATAGAACCA harbors:
- a CDS encoding bile acid:sodium symporter; translation: MIFSRLLFPFMPTSPVKDSFPRFLPIIALLCALAFAGMWFAGRAGQGGFLLAGAFLAASFGCTRIEKLKSLTYTMLILCLVCVAMFYPARLQAWGDFRFVTLIPVLLQLIMFGVGSQMSMKDFEGVVRMPRAVILGLCCQFTIMPLLGFVLSRAVSFDGGAIAAGLGLAQAGNIDPARATALSGAISAGIVLIGCSPSGLASNVMCFLARGNLALSVTIAACATLMAPLMTPLLMKLLAGTLVEVSVVAMMGDVIRMLVYPIMAGLVFNAVATARPWKSLLREGGLSLLLILVMQTGMGLLKKSTAGDIGHGLLITAGLVLVLAPLAGVLVRALTGGGTEAVKRMMAFFSMAAVCAILTVITASNRESLLRIGLLMIGVMFVHNVGGYLLGYVIARLFRMDDRSCRTLAIELGQQNGGLANGLAASLPLDAPVKALMGIAPAVFGALQNITGSALATWWRRVPVKDEVAKKAEAKETEGSK
- a CDS encoding alpha-dehydro-beta-deoxy-D-glucarate aldolase (cleaves 5-dehydro-4-deoxy-glucarate and 2-dehydro-3-deoxy-D-glucarate), which gives rise to MSPSCAPGLSGFPGPCCKPERLRGGVPTLGTWFSIGSPVIAEIAAGCGLDWGLFDHEQGCAPEAALPDNLRAVAGTPLIPIVRVGAPHPDAVMRALNWGAEGIMFPHVESAEQADACVRTVRYPPRGDRGISRSTRACGYGLRAPDFKNSPPRPIVIVQIESLEGVRRAGEIAAVDGVDMLFVGPADLTFDLSINASPPGPDYAGCLRAVVAAARSHGKSTGILVRDVTDAGSLREAGFTHLAIDSDMAILRSRYRQLMAGAKEWQNSQA